DNA from Agrobacterium vitis:
CATCCCACACCAGGATCTTCAGACGATCCCCGCGCTTCGACCGGAAGATCACCGTCACCCCGGAATGCGGGTCCAGCTTCAACTCGGTCTGCACCATCAAAGCCAGCGCCTGATGCCCACAGCGGAAGTCAACCGGACGGGTTGCGATCAGGATCGGCAGTCGTTGGCCCGCGACGATCATGACGCTCCTCGCACAGCGTGAACCAGAGCGGCGACCCGTTCAACGGGCACATTATTAGGAACCCGCATCACAACGTCTGAGCCAATCTCCAACGTCAAAACCTGCACACTCGGCCCGTCGGAGGCCAGCTTCGGCAGCGGCAAACGATTGACAGGCTCAGGCGGCTCCGCAGCGATTGCCAGAGGAACAAATGACGGCTCGACACCATCGTGCTCCGACGGCGTCGTTGCCGCCGCAAACGGCAGCACCAGAATGCCGTCACGCACTTGACGTCGCCAATCGGAAAGCTGGTTTGCTATAACGCCGTGACGGCGCGCGACATCCACAACACGAACACCAGGCTCAAAGCTTTCCGCCACGATCCGCGCCTTCACATCATCCGGCCAACGCCGGTTACCGCGGCGCGGCTCGACAACTTCGTAGCGACCAACAAATCCATCATCTGCCATGCAAATCTCCAGATAAAACTGGAAACCTTCTCGCATACGCAGCAAGCCTCAAAATACACCCAATCCAATGGGGCGGAGACCGCGCTTACGGATTACTCCGAAGTCGAGAGTCTTAACGCTCCTGGCAACATGCTGATGTTCTCAGTGTCGTGTGACGAAGATGGTACGAGGGCTAAAATTCGCGCAGGCATTCTGGATATTCGCCTACGAGAAGTAAGGGAGCTTGCATCCTCACCAAACTATATCGCGCCGGTCGGGAGTTCCCATCAACGGGAGGTTCAGCAGTTACGCGACGAAACTGATACGGGGGCGCCTTACCCCCGCATTGGCGCTCATCATGTTGAGGCGTTTCAAAAGGTCGAAGATGCGAAGTTTAGAGAGCAAGTTGCAACTGGACTTATTGAATGCCTCGGGGCCGAAAGAAACATTAATCTGGAGGAGGCACGAACAATCAGCAAGCTGGAAATCGAGCGTGGGAAACAACACGGCTTAACGACAAAGACGGACTTGATCAATTTCGTAATTTGCTCAGCAAGACATAGTCAATTCCCTCAGAAGTATCCGATCGCGAATGAGGCGCTTTCATCGGCAGAAGGCGGGGACGAATTCAGTCAAGAAAAGCTCTCCAGATTGCTTCATCGATGGGCGGCTCAGGAACAACGGGAAGTTCTCGAATGAGTGACAGCAGTGTGTCTAACTCGTTGGCTAAGTTACAAGCTCAGGCAGGTGGGCAGCAGAACACGGACGAAGTCTGCCAGAACTGCAGTTGTAAAGTGGAGGTGGGTGCTTTCAACGTAGTAACAGTAAAAGATCCGACGGGTTATATAGATAGTAAGGCACAATTTGGGCATTTGTTTATCCGCTATACGTTAGCCGATGGCACGGTCCGCTTCTACCGTGGCGGCCCGACCTCGGGTAACAAGCTCTCAGGTGCGCCTGGGATAACGGAATATAATCATCAAAATTCTCAGCCTTCTGGGAAATTTAGGCCATCTGACCAGACTACTTTGGATGACGGATGGTGGAGCAAAATGAGTGTGTTTGGCGCGATCATAACGCACACGGGGAATTGGAGGGGAAGTTACGAGCAGAGGACATTTGAAAGCTCTCCGCAAGGCATTATCACGATTGCGGAAGGTCCAGAACATTGCGGTTACCATGATAAATTCATTGCGATTATGAGAGATATTTCAGCTGCGCGAATTGAGTATGAAATACAAGGGCCGAACAGTAATTCGGTCGCGTACACAATATTGAAACACACTGGCCTTCCAACGCGGAAACCTTCAACATCTATAAATCCTGGTTGGGGAACGGACCTACTGATTGCCAGGTAAAAATAAGCCAGGAGGGCTGTGATGAATTCAGACGAACAAAAGATGTTGTTGATCGGTTTTCCGCAAAACGGGAGAGTGCTCACATTTGACGACTGGAATAGACGGGACGAGGCAGGTGCTACAGCGTACTATGCGGAAATTTTAATGGGTAAAAGGCGGGAGGAAATTAGGCGCATTGTTGACCACGAAGTTCGTCTTGAGGCGGAAGGCGCCCATGATGCTAGCAACATATATTATAGTGATGTCGAAGATGACCCAGCGAAAGCAGTAATCTCCTATCGCTTCGGACTTAAGGATCCTAAACAGGACACGGTTATGGCCGCAATGATGTGGGAGGTTTACCTTACGTTTAACGAACAAGGCGTTGTCTCTAAAGTTGTCGCTGAGGCGAGCATATTGGCACCCTAAGCAACGCTGTTACCTAAAGAAACGCTTACGAGGTCCAACCTGTGAGAGCTCTCAAGATAGCGCTTACATTTAGTCTAATTGCATTTCTCTGTATCCTTCTAGGATATAAGACGGCTATGTGGGCTGCCATTAATGGTCTATATGAGTGCAGCAATGACATTGCATGCCCAGTTATTGTGATGTTCATAAGTGGACCGCTAATTAGCATTGGCTACGCAGCCTTGACTGGCTGCATCTTTCTCGCGTGGCGATATGTTTCCCGGAGTAGAAGAGGCAGTTGATTGAGCCTCACACTGAAAAGCGAATGCACTTCGAACTTTTGTAAGCAAAAGTTGGCCGGCTCAATATTTTACATTCGGCGAAGCTGTGGACTTGTGCCAACCCACTGTACGTCGTCGATGAATACCTGATGTCCATCCTCAATGGAAGTAGACGATGACTAGACCGAGACTCAGCCTTCTTCGAAAGGAGCAGTTCCACGACGAGGCGATGTATGCGATCAATCGGCTCGACGTCGACCGACACAAACAAGATGCCTGGATGGTCAACATGTCGCGCGGCGGGAAATCGATCCACATGACCTTCAGTGACAGCACCTATGGTGGCAAGGAACAGGCGCTGGAAGTGGCGCAAGCCTACCGCGATGCCGTTCTCCGGGTCGTACCCCCATTGACCAACAATGATATGCGGATGTTGGTGCGCAAAAATCGCTCAGAAGGCAGTAGCGTGCCGGGCGTCTATTTTATCGGACCTACCGGGGCACATAAAAGCGGTATCTGGATGGCTCGTATTGAGATCGCCCTCGATGATAACACGCCGGTCCCTGCGGGAAAGCGCCGCCGCCGACAGTTCACGCGCACCTTCAACGTCAGCAAATTCGGCTATGAGACAGCCCGCCGCATGGCGGAAGAAGAACGCATTCGTATGGTCCTGGCTGTCGAAAATGGCGAAGATCCGGCTTTACGCAGCCCGCAAGCTTTGAAACTTCATGACAAGCTTACCCTAGACGACAACGACGATTAGAAGGCATTGTCATCAGCACTACCAAAAAACGGCCCGTTTTTTGGTAGTAGTGAATAGACCGATATTGGCGTTAGAAAATCACGAGAAGACCCGTTGCGGAAATCAGCGCAAGGGTAAATCCACCCTTTGGTCTTTTCTGGCGAGTTTAAAGACACCGACAATTTGCGCCGCCGTATCATGATTTTGCGTCTGTCTCCGAGATTGTGAACCTTGTCTCAACGAATGTGCGTCGCGGGATCGCTTCCGTCTCAAATAATTTGCACCAAAATCACCATTTATTGCGCCTCAGAACAATCACTATTCCGCGCCGCTACACCTCA
Protein-coding regions in this window:
- the tnpB gene encoding IS66 family insertion sequence element accessory protein TnpB (TnpB, as the term is used for proteins encoded by IS66 family insertion elements, is considered an accessory protein, since TnpC, encoded by a neighboring gene, is a DDE family transposase.), with amino-acid sequence MIVAGQRLPILIATRPVDFRCGHQALALMVQTELKLDPHSGVTVIFRSKRGDRLKILVWDGTGMVLTGHL
- the tnpA gene encoding IS66-like element accessory protein TnpA gives rise to the protein MADDGFVGRYEVVEPRRGNRRWPDDVKARIVAESFEPGVRVVDVARRHGVIANQLSDWRRQVRDGILVLPFAAATTPSEHDGVEPSFVPLAIAAEPPEPVNRLPLPKLASDGPSVQVLTLEIGSDVVMRVPNNVPVERVAALVHAVRGAS
- a CDS encoding AP2 domain-containing protein, translated to MYAINRLDVDRHKQDAWMVNMSRGGKSIHMTFSDSTYGGKEQALEVAQAYRDAVLRVVPPLTNNDMRMLVRKNRSEGSSVPGVYFIGPTGAHKSGIWMARIEIALDDNTPVPAGKRRRRQFTRTFNVSKFGYETARRMAEEERIRMVLAVENGEDPALRSPQALKLHDKLTLDDNDD